From Trichoplusia ni isolate ovarian cell line Hi5 chromosome 20, tn1, whole genome shotgun sequence, a single genomic window includes:
- the LOC113503762 gene encoding uncharacterized protein LOC113503762: protein MSVVRVMTRHQDVLQRTPGKDNSVISMFVVAVVNQLHVPKDTKFWREALSPQLYHCGSTYMMTCKEYVFKYLHVRAANFLCHGCYMRANSEVSRRIITGSNRFDALEDHQPDQNIQIPIPPPPPPQLPPPLAPQLHLGPGQDVSSISLPNYRCCANTSRRCIFNGCQQSAGYLVPTLIKSALLFYNKLYADSNEWELLLENSSLSNTFAALEIEGNHPLLLRARIKSRHTSRREYYTYSLYDELPSFEDQLRNGILSYRCNCVSSNRTVGCCAHILTILWYLVWTRYQEAVFSPAAFYNVLLILNVSTI from the exons ATGTCTGTGGTGCGTGTTATGACAAGACATCAAGATGTCTTGCAACGAACTCCAGGGAAAGACAACTCGGTCATATCAATGTTTGTTGTGGCTGTGGTAAATCAGTTACATGTGCCAAAAGACACGAAATTCTGGAGGGAAGCCCTCTCGCCTCAGTTGTATCACTGTGGCAGTACTTACATGATGACATGTAaggaatacgtttttaaatatctacat gttagagCAGCCAACTTTTTATGTCATGGTTGTTACATGAGAGCTAACAGCGAAGTGAGCCGAAGAATTATTACTGGTTCCAACCGTTTTGACGCCTTAGAAGATCACCAACCTgatcaaaatatccaaataccaaTTCCTCCACCACCTCCTCCACAACTTCCTCCACCACTTGCTCCACAACTTCATCTTGGCCCAGGTCAAGATGTTTCATCAATTTCCCTACCTAATTATAGATGTTGTGCTAATACATCTAGGCGATGCATATTTAATGGATGTCAGCAAAGTGCAGGTTATTTAGTgcctaccttaattaaatcagccttgttgttttataataagctttatgcggattctaatgaatgggagttattattggagaactcaagtttatcaaatactttcgcagcacttgaaattgaaggaaatcaTCCTCTTCTATTAAGAGCACGTATTAAATCGAGACATACGTCCAGGCGTGAATATTACACGTATTCTTTATATGACGAGCTTCCCTCATTTGAAGACCAACTTAGAAATGGTATCTTAAGTTATCGGTGTAATTGTGTATCTAGCAACCGGACTGTTGGATGTTGTGCTCACATTTTGACAATTCTTTGGTACTTGGTATGGACGAGATACCAAGAAGCTGTCTTTTCACCAGCcgcgttttataatgttttattaatattaaatgtttcaacaatttaa